The Flavobacteriales bacterium genome includes a region encoding these proteins:
- the dnaG gene encoding DNA primase, whose amino-acid sequence MLRLRQGRRCHHLLAEHEHLSYVEAIRWIAKRYQIELPEEEQSPEQQLEQSERESIAVAQQWAMAWSEEQLWNTDEGKRIGLSYFHERGFSDTTIKAFHLGYVPEQGNAFAIAAQANGFNPEILEKAGWIKRRDDGGAWDFFAGRVTFPVFGLSGQPIAFGARTLKSDKKLPKYFNSPESVLYVKSRSLYGIHHAKKAIVEQQLCYLVEGYTDIGLHQAGIANAVASSGTSLTEDQVRLIKRYAPTVCILYDGDAAGMKASLRGIDLILKEGLNVKVVTFPEGEDPDSFAKSHSSSEVSEHLTKTAQDFLVFKAGLLMQDVGDDPVKKAAAIHEIVESIALVPDQVLRSLYIQQCGRMLQVNEQALISEMNKVLRKQYRKKLGGPGEGRDLAELEEVIAPEIAPPQPTLEDLGTTPQERDLLRLLLAYGHERIPSLFADEDGNPVEEETTVAELLFELLALDDILFDEPLFREIYLDYRFTHNTGSSIDMTPMWRMTARTGAAPPSTCSPSATCSAPIGRTATRST is encoded by the coding sequence GGAGCACGAGCACCTCAGCTACGTCGAAGCCATCCGCTGGATCGCGAAGCGCTACCAGATCGAGCTGCCCGAAGAGGAGCAATCGCCCGAGCAGCAGCTGGAGCAGAGCGAGCGTGAGAGCATCGCCGTGGCGCAGCAATGGGCCATGGCCTGGAGCGAAGAGCAGCTCTGGAACACCGATGAAGGCAAACGCATCGGCCTCTCGTACTTCCATGAGCGCGGCTTCAGCGATACAACAATCAAGGCTTTCCATTTGGGTTATGTGCCCGAGCAGGGCAACGCCTTCGCCATCGCTGCGCAAGCCAATGGCTTCAATCCGGAGATCCTCGAGAAAGCCGGCTGGATCAAACGCCGTGATGATGGCGGCGCGTGGGACTTCTTCGCCGGACGCGTCACCTTCCCCGTCTTCGGCCTCAGCGGCCAGCCCATCGCATTCGGTGCGCGCACGCTCAAGAGCGACAAGAAGCTCCCGAAGTACTTCAACTCGCCGGAGAGCGTGCTCTACGTAAAGAGCCGCTCGCTCTACGGCATCCATCACGCCAAGAAGGCCATCGTGGAGCAGCAGCTCTGCTACTTGGTCGAGGGCTACACCGATATCGGCCTGCACCAAGCGGGCATCGCCAACGCGGTGGCCAGCAGCGGCACCAGTCTCACCGAGGATCAGGTGCGTTTGATCAAGCGCTACGCGCCCACGGTGTGCATCCTCTACGATGGCGATGCGGCGGGCATGAAGGCCAGCTTGCGCGGCATCGACCTCATCCTGAAGGAGGGCCTCAACGTGAAGGTGGTCACCTTCCCCGAGGGCGAGGACCCCGACAGCTTCGCGAAGAGCCATAGCAGCAGCGAGGTGAGCGAGCACCTCACGAAGACCGCGCAGGATTTCCTCGTGTTCAAGGCGGGCCTGCTCATGCAGGATGTGGGCGACGATCCCGTGAAGAAGGCCGCTGCCATCCACGAGATCGTGGAGAGCATCGCACTGGTGCCGGATCAAGTGCTGCGCTCGCTCTACATCCAGCAGTGCGGCCGTATGCTGCAAGTGAATGAGCAGGCGCTCATCAGTGAGATGAACAAGGTGCTGCGCAAGCAGTACCGGAAGAAGCTCGGAGGTCCCGGCGAAGGCCGGGATCTCGCCGAGCTGGAGGAGGTCATCGCGCCAGAGATCGCCCCGCCGCAGCCAACGCTCGAGGACCTCGGCACCACGCCGCAGGAACGCGACCTGCTACGCTTGCTGCTCGCTTATGGCCACGAGCGCATCCCATCGCTCTTCGCCGATGAAGACGGCAATCCGGTGGAAGAGGAGACCACCGTAGCCGAGCTCCTCTTCGAGCTGCTCGCCCTCGACGACATCCTCTTCGATGAGCCCCTCTTCCGCGAGATCTACCTCGACTACCGCTTCACGCACAACACCGGCAGCAGCATCGACATGACGCCTATGTGGCGCATGACCGCGAGGACTGGCGCGGCACCGCCATCGACCTGCTCACCGAGCGCCACGTGCTCAGCCCCAATTGGAAGGACCGCCACAAGATCCACGTGA
- a CDS encoding cation transporter, protein MPHAHHDHSHDHAGHHHHEHAHGHVSAASAAALRTAFFVNLAFTIVEVVGGLWTNSIAVLTDALHDAGDCLVLGTAWYLQRVAMKGRDSHYSYGYGRYSMLGGWLTSVVLIIGALFMLTMSVPKLWAPELPHSLGMIGFALFGLAMNGFAAWKLHGGKTLNERGAYLHLLEDVLGWAAVLVGGIVIHFTGWAIVDPLLSIAISAYILINAIGTLRRGTGILMQEIRRGLDMQQVRTDLMTIPHVKDLHDQHTWTLDGSFVVHTVHVVVDGIDHRGALGIKTKAREALKKHGIHHATIELEWADEDCGLTHH, encoded by the coding sequence ATGCCCCACGCCCACCACGATCACTCCCACGATCACGCGGGCCATCACCACCACGAGCATGCGCACGGCCATGTGAGCGCGGCCAGCGCTGCGGCCTTGCGCACGGCCTTCTTCGTCAACCTTGCGTTCACGATCGTAGAGGTCGTCGGTGGCTTGTGGACTAACAGCATCGCGGTGCTCACCGATGCGCTGCACGATGCGGGCGACTGCTTGGTGCTGGGCACCGCGTGGTACCTGCAGCGCGTGGCCATGAAGGGGCGCGATTCGCATTACAGCTACGGCTACGGGCGCTACAGCATGCTCGGCGGATGGCTCACCAGCGTGGTGCTCATCATCGGCGCGCTCTTCATGCTCACCATGAGCGTCCCCAAATTGTGGGCGCCGGAACTGCCGCATTCATTGGGCATGATCGGCTTCGCGCTCTTCGGCTTGGCCATGAACGGCTTCGCGGCGTGGAAGCTGCACGGCGGAAAAACGCTGAACGAGCGAGGCGCCTACCTGCATCTCCTGGAGGATGTGCTCGGCTGGGCCGCGGTGCTCGTGGGCGGCATCGTCATCCACTTCACCGGCTGGGCCATCGTTGATCCGCTGCTCAGCATCGCCATCAGCGCGTACATCCTCATCAACGCCATCGGAACCCTGCGCCGGGGCACAGGCATCCTCATGCAGGAGATCCGCCGGGGCCTCGATATGCAGCAGGTGCGCACCGACCTCATGACCATCCCGCACGTGAAGGACCTGCACGATCAGCACACGTGGACGCTCGACGGCAGCTTCGTCGTGCATACCGTTCACGTTGTGGTCGATGGCATCGATCACCGCGGGGCACTTGGCATCAAGACCAAAGCCCGCGAGGCGCTCAAGAAGCACGGCATCCATCACGCCACCATCGAGCTCGAATGGGCCGATGAGGATTGCGGACTAACGCATCACTGA